Proteins from a genomic interval of Sulfurospirillum oryzae:
- a CDS encoding histidine phosphatase family protein: MVEKVYLLRHGYIDNGNEKRYLGRTDVPLDALGMEQAEALRDYFKAIPFNAIFTSPLKRCLQTAEVLCNDQDITYQVVEALCEIDMGDWENVLMSDIKLNYPKLYAQRGENLEYFTPPNGESFHDMAVRARRAFDEIIHSTTGTIIIVAHAGVNRMILSHLFGVEINDMFSIIQPYACVNELTWDQQSMQWRYRKVL, translated from the coding sequence ATGGTTGAAAAAGTCTATCTGCTTCGTCATGGATACATTGATAATGGAAACGAAAAAAGGTATTTGGGTCGAACAGATGTACCACTGGATGCGCTAGGAATGGAGCAAGCTGAAGCATTACGCGATTATTTTAAAGCGATTCCCTTTAACGCTATCTTTACGAGTCCTCTTAAGCGTTGTTTACAAACGGCTGAAGTTTTGTGCAATGATCAAGATATCACGTATCAAGTTGTTGAGGCATTGTGTGAGATTGATATGGGGGATTGGGAAAATGTCTTGATGTCTGATATCAAATTAAACTATCCTAAACTGTATGCTCAAAGAGGCGAAAATTTGGAGTACTTTACACCACCTAATGGCGAGAGTTTTCATGATATGGCAGTGCGCGCAAGAAGAGCTTTTGATGAAATCATTCATAGTACAACGGGTACGATTATTATTGTGGCACATGCAGGCGTTAACCGAATGATTTTATCGCATCTTTTTGGCGTTGAGATCAATGATATGTTTAGCATCATCCAACCCTATGCGTGTGTCAATGAATTAACGTGGGATCAACAAAGTATGCAGTGGCGGTATCGAAAAGTTTTGTAA
- a CDS encoding DVU_1551 family NTP transferase: MTKSNIAVLIIAAGYSSRMHDFKPLLPLGQTSALKRLIQTYKAHGITHIYVVVGHRQDEIREALKDDDVSIVYNEDYDKGMFSSIQKGLSVIDETLSAFYMQPVDIPLIKVGSLERLYEAYACEGKGVIYPTFLGRKGHPPLIDMKYKELILASSGEGGLKRVLEAFKDDALHVNVCEQSVLMDMDTPEDYKALKAYDSFGAPTKEECLAIMHQDEVPEHIIKHCKAVESMAMSLYDYIASFNLCINKNSLSAAALLHDIARQERNHAFVGAQKLREMGYENIAHIIETHMDIEVDAKDPLNANELLFLADKLVSEDEVCGYEKRFEKAFNKCEGNLEAQRNITKRLNAVKAIIAKINNITCKDFPYG, from the coding sequence ATGACAAAGAGCAACATCGCCGTTCTTATCATTGCTGCTGGGTATTCTTCCCGAATGCACGACTTTAAACCTCTTTTGCCATTGGGTCAAACCAGTGCGCTAAAACGTCTGATTCAGACCTATAAAGCGCACGGGATAACGCATATCTATGTGGTCGTTGGGCACAGGCAAGATGAGATAAGAGAAGCTTTAAAAGATGATGATGTTTCTATTGTTTATAACGAGGATTATGACAAAGGTATGTTTAGCTCTATTCAAAAAGGGCTGAGTGTCATCGATGAAACGCTGAGTGCCTTTTATATGCAACCTGTGGACATCCCACTCATAAAAGTTGGGAGCCTTGAACGTTTGTATGAGGCGTATGCGTGTGAAGGCAAAGGGGTGATTTACCCGACGTTTTTGGGGCGAAAAGGGCATCCGCCATTGATCGACATGAAATATAAAGAGCTGATTCTTGCAAGCAGTGGTGAGGGTGGGCTTAAACGTGTTTTGGAAGCGTTTAAAGATGATGCTTTACATGTAAACGTGTGCGAACAATCGGTTTTAATGGATATGGATACACCCGAGGATTATAAAGCGCTAAAAGCGTATGACTCGTTTGGTGCGCCAACCAAAGAGGAGTGTTTAGCGATCATGCACCAAGATGAGGTGCCTGAGCACATTATCAAGCATTGTAAAGCAGTAGAATCTATGGCAATGAGTCTTTATGATTACATTGCTTCTTTTAACCTTTGTATCAATAAAAATAGTTTAAGTGCGGCGGCATTGTTACATGACATTGCACGACAAGAGAGAAATCATGCATTTGTTGGTGCGCAAAAACTTCGTGAAATGGGCTATGAGAATATCGCTCATATCATTGAAACACACATGGATATTGAGGTTGATGCGAAAGATCCTTTAAACGCCAATGAACTGCTTTTTTTAGCCGACAAGCTGGTCAGTGAAGATGAGGTGTGCGGTTATGAAAAGCGTTTTGAAAAGGCATTTAACAAATGCGAAGGAAATCTCGAAGCACAGCGCAACATTACCAAACGTTTAAATGCTGTAAAAGCGATTATTGCAAAGATAAATAACATTACATGTAAGGATTTCCCGTATGGTTGA
- a CDS encoding XdhC family aldehyde oxidoreductase maturation factor yields the protein MKTIIEHIVESLNEQHEVVTATILEKSGSAPREAGAKMMIRKNGSIEGTIGGGTLEAMAIQLAPEVFKTKQGSIEDIELTDDDARAAGMVCGGEVSVLLEYLDALDIHQLNVYHKAKELKASGADFVMITNISQPNKRAFGKNKWICTETDLFGEEDKEVQKIADSLRENFYRVKFHLFVGKSKYMIEPFYNTDRLYIVGAGHISQQIAALTKPLGFYTVVLDDRDAFANKERFPTADEIHVVPSSYEGLIKDVGIAKNSYIVIVTRGVDKIVLEQTLHAKAKYIGMIGSKTKKNYVYNQLLQEGYAQNKLDEVCCPVGVPINAQTPEEIAISIVAELIRVKRS from the coding sequence ATGAAAACCATCATTGAGCATATTGTGGAGAGCTTAAATGAACAACACGAAGTGGTTACGGCAACTATTTTAGAAAAAAGTGGTTCAGCGCCTAGAGAAGCTGGGGCTAAGATGATGATTCGCAAAAATGGATCAATTGAGGGAACGATAGGCGGAGGCACACTCGAAGCGATGGCGATTCAATTAGCGCCTGAGGTATTTAAAACAAAACAGGGTTCCATTGAAGATATTGAACTCACCGATGATGATGCAAGAGCGGCTGGTATGGTGTGTGGTGGCGAAGTGAGTGTTCTTTTAGAGTACCTTGATGCTTTGGATATTCACCAACTCAATGTTTATCATAAAGCAAAAGAGCTTAAAGCCTCTGGTGCTGATTTTGTGATGATTACGAATATTTCACAGCCAAATAAACGTGCTTTTGGCAAAAACAAATGGATATGCACAGAAACGGATCTGTTTGGTGAAGAAGATAAAGAGGTTCAAAAGATTGCGGATTCGCTTAGAGAAAATTTCTATCGTGTCAAATTTCATCTTTTTGTTGGGAAAAGCAAGTATATGATTGAGCCTTTTTACAATACCGATCGGCTTTATATTGTAGGGGCAGGGCATATTTCTCAGCAAATTGCCGCACTGACGAAACCACTTGGTTTCTACACAGTTGTTTTAGACGACAGGGACGCTTTTGCTAACAAAGAGCGCTTTCCTACAGCGGATGAAATTCATGTGGTTCCCTCTTCGTATGAAGGGTTGATTAAAGATGTGGGAATCGCTAAAAATAGCTACATTGTCATTGTTACCAGAGGTGTAGACAAAATCGTTTTAGAGCAAACGCTTCATGCGAAGGCGAAATATATCGGTATGATTGGGAGTAAAACTAAAAAAAATTATGTTTACAACCAACTCTTGCAAGAGGGATATGCTCAAAATAAGCTAGATGAGGTGTGCTGTCCTGTGGGGGTTCCCATCAATGCTCAAACGCCTGAAGAGATCGCTATTAGCATTGTAGCGGAGCTTATCAGAGTTAAAAGAAGTTAG